Part of the Vanacampus margaritifer isolate UIUO_Vmar chromosome 12, RoL_Vmar_1.0, whole genome shotgun sequence genome, TGTTGTGACACTGTTTACAGAGTCAAATGCCATGCAAATTATTGCATGGGTTTGACCCGGATAAAAAAAGCTTCACAATCAGATCGGGGATGAACAAGGCTGGAAATTGGAGTTGTCAGTCACTCACCAAAGCCCTTCATGGCCTTCCTGAGGACCTCCACATCTTTGAGCGGGTCCGCTCCAGGGAAGTTTTTGATTGTCCCTCTGAACCCTTTCTGCAATCACTCAAATCCAACATAAATCAACTTTGGCCAGTAGTCCATGGTAAACTGTCTTTAAAACATGTTGGTTCTCACATTAACAGGCGGTGCCATCGGCATGACTCCTCCTCCATAGGCTTGCGTTGATGGATTTGGAGAGGGGTACCCCGGTGCTGCTCCATACCCGGTGGGGTTGGGAGAGGTTGGGTAGCCGGGCATAGGCTGGCCTGGGTAGCCCATCCCAGGGCCTTGGGGCATGCCTCCTCCTGGCTGTGGGTACAGGCCATATGACTGTTGGTTAGGAAAAGGGGCACCGTACCCGCCTGGTGGATAGACAGGCGGGTATCCCCCGGGGAGGTGGGCGTACATGGGGTTTGGAGTAAAACACCCTATGCCGTGGCACATCTGGTTGGCCTGTAATTTGGAAAGATTGGCATTCCATAGTATGGGCAAAGTTACATCTTTCTGAAGTCTActgaattatgtttttatgataCAAAACAATTAGAACATTTAAATCAGGAGTGTCAAACATATGGCCGTTAGACAGaacacaaaatgcattttttcacTAAATATAACTGTTGTTAATATTGTCCACTGGGAGGCGCACTGACAACCACTTAAGTGGCATTCAGAAATTTGGCTATAACTcaggatttgatgcaaaaaaatTGCGGTCATTAATGCTAAGAATTGCTGGATTGCTTTGAAGTAAAAtactattaaataaatattttctgaatgtacttgtaattttttgcacccaaaataaaaaatagatatattttgaTTTGCCTTTATTTATAGCTTACTAGGCCATTGACATCCTGATCCAGCCCACTTGAAATCAAATTTAGGCGAAAGTGGCCCCTTAATTAAAATTAGTTTGACAACCCTGATTTAAATGCTTCTGACAGAAGCATTCAAACAAATTGCAGCCATGCTATGCAGTGAAATTGGAATCCTGACATCACAAATGATACAAACAGGACAAAGAATCAGAAAAGGGAAAGGGTTAAAATGAGCAAGCTTGAGAGGCCTGGATGCTAATTTTAATGTCTTGATGAAAAATGTTCTTCTCATGCAATAAAGCGAGAAAGATGACTGATAAAAAAGCGatgctgaggttttttttttttttttttaagatgcaaACTTCAAGAACTGACttaccataaaatgtaaagACAGAATAGCCCAGTTATGGATGTGAAATTCATTCTAAGTGCAATACTCAACGCAACCATCTCATCATGtcacataaaatacatataaaaatacTTTCTCAAGATGGAGTTGCATTTCTTAATGAACTAAGCCTACCATGCCAGCGTTGTATCCCGGGTTGGTGAGGTTGTCCACACCTATAGAGGGATATCCGCCAGGAGGCCCACCTCCCCAGCTGCCTGcagcacaaaacaaacattatacTGTTACCCATACTGCATTGCCTTAAAAATACCCAAGAATTAAGAATATTAGAATGGGACAACAAATTGAGGAATGACTCCTCTTGCTGGAACTTTCCGACTTGTCAACGAGTAGGGGACAGAATGTGTAACTCAGAATGGGAGCACTGTAGAAGTGAAAAAGCAACAGTAGAGGTTTGTTTGCTttgggaagggaaaaaaaaaaacatcctgcaggctacaaaaaaaaaaaaactttgggtgGGAGGCTTGCATACATTCGCCTTACCTGGTGGAGGTGCCTGTGGATATCCTCCGGCCTGGGGGGGATATCCTCCTGCTTGGGGTGGGTAACCTCCCGCTTGGGGTGGGTATCCCCCCGCCTGGGGTGGGTATCCCCCCGCCTGGGGTGGGTAGCCACCCGGCTGGGGTGGGTAGCCACCGGGTTGTGGTTGGTAGCTACCGGCCTGAGGAGGGTAGGCACCAGGTTGCGGAGGGTAGCTGCCTGCTTGGGGTGGGTAACCACCAGGTTGTGGTGGGTAACCACCAGCTTGAGGAGGGTAACCACCAGCTTGAGGAGGGTAACCAGGGTAACTCATGGCTTCAAAGACAAAACAGAACACAGTAGGCACATGAAAGGGACATAATATTATACTGTCTGTCCTTTTTGTTCCAGGTGTTTAGTGTATAACTGAATGCTACCAAGGTCGCAATTTTTCTGGAGGATTATGTCTCTAAAGTTATGCAAAAGTAACTTGGAGCCTTCACGCAAATCTTGCAGGACCTTAATTTGTCAGCCGCTACTAGCGTTAACTGCTACGTGCAGGCTTTCTACAGCACGTTTTATTACTTGTTATTAAAGTGCAGTGTTTTTGCTGGTTTTAAAGCGAACCCTCTTcatttaataattgttttattgtatgctTTCATGTGAATCGCGGTTAGTATTACACTTAAATgtaagtcaaaaatgttgaaattagaCTTCCAGAATAGCCTGTGCAATTATAGAAGTTTTTATGATGGCCGTAAATTACTCTGAAATGGATTAGTTCTgtttcctatggggaaaaatgGTTCCTAACGTTTCAAAAATCTGCTTCCAAATGTTTCCGGCCAGCATTCCTGGATGAGAAACTTATGAGTTTGCACTGTACTTACTATATATCTACCAGTTCCAGGACCAAACACTggaaagaaacacaaaaaccAAAAGAACACTAGACTTCTCAGAGACATGTGTAAATATGCTTTTCTTCTAAGACCACAAGGCAATAATTCCTCCTCAAACAAAAGACGAGCAAGGTAGTTCTTTCAGAAATGTCACTTAAATACAATgttacacatttttgttttataccacttgtcctcattagagtAGTGCATACGATGGAGCCTAGCCCCAACTGACTTTCAGTGAGTGGTGGTTTGCACCCTGAACTAGTCGCCAAGAAACTAACAATGGGcatacacaaacatacattCACACTcataatttagagtcttcaattaacctaagatacatgtttttgtagcatCGGAGTAAAATATGTGCAATCACAGGAAGAACACGCAAACATCACACGGGAGGATCTGAGCCAAGATTTGAACCTTTAACCTCTTAACAGTAAAGcagatggggaaaaaacactAGACCACCATATTGGCTCTATTTAAAGTAACTGtgtacagaaaaaataaatacatatgaaCACTTACCAACTGTTATATCAGGAAAACTGAGATTTTATTACAAGTCATACATAAACTGGTGTAGAATGTATTCACTGACAACTCGAGAATActtaaaaacttcttttttttttaaatacatatttaggATTTCCTCTTAAAGCTTCCCCAAGGCTAGGAACATAATTGTCAAATACATTACTAGCATTCCAGGATTCGGGGACTGGGACATTAAATTCTCCTTTATGTATTCATACAGCCTACACTCATCTTATGTAAGCGgatctgacatttttgtgtttaccttccttgaaaaatacaaaagttaAACTCGTGTACATAATGATCTACTTGTTCCATGTATGTCCTCACTGGACTTAATGTACCACTCAAGTATTTTCTAAcaggtttaaaaataaacatatacagcGACAAAGTACAACGTGTAAGGTCCTTCACTTGAGCTTCCCGTTTTACTGTAGGCACGATAAGCGAGTCAACAGAGTGACAATGGCTTACTAACttattgttaaattaaatacaCAGCAGCTATACAGTATACTGCACTGTACCTTAGTTAGCTGTGCTGAGATTTAGTTGGCTTGAAGATTGGACTGGCCAGTCCTACTGTACCTAAAACAAATCACTAAAAAATCGCCAAATTATATCGCTACCACGGTCCACCACACATTTAGACGTCTTAAGAGAAAGCAATGAGGAAAAATAGTGCCAAGGCTCAGTTTAGCCGTAAAATTGAGCTAAAGATAAACATGCAGTGGCCGTGGCCGAGGTAGCGAGgggtgtattaaaaaaaagagagagagattgcgTACACCTCAAAACGCTTTCCAAAAATAGTCGCTACGTCTCCAAAGATAACTTGTCCGTAAATATTTCAAAACCATTGTCCTTAAAATAAGTGTACTTCTGGGGATTAGGAACTTACTTGGGCCTATAGGAATTCTTCTTCCTGGTCCTCGGCGAGCTGAGTTGCTGTTGAACGACGTTTGAGGCTCGCAGAGGGTGGGTCACTCGAGACAGTTTCCATCTTGAACAAGGGAGGACCCGCCCACCGATAGATGTGTCACACTTGTACTGCCTGTCAACGCCGCTGTCATAACATGACACGCCAAATAAAGTAAACAAAacgcatttttttccactcacgAGGGCATACgtaaatgatgattaattagATGGATGTAACACATGATCCGTAGGCCCGCATGGTAATGTTCCACGacgtgattttattttattttacacggCAGGTGTGTTTCCTGAAACTAGAACCGCCCGTATAAAATAACTCAGATTTCGAAAACGAATCAAACTAAATTTGTTCGTCATAAACGATGTCGAATTGTTTCATTATCCAAGTTAGTAAATGATATTcttctttaaataaaacatttctattatattttgccccccccccccccccaacacatacacacacacacacacacacacgcacacacacacgcacacacacacacacacacacacgcacacacacacactcacacacacacagccccccccccccccgacaatGTGTATTTAGCGGTTAACTGTAGGACTGTAATGACTATTAAATCTGCCACAGGAGGGAGCCATTGTGTAGGCTTTAGCGTCTGGTGGTCTTGTCTGCCTGGCTGCCACCTGCAGGTTGATTTAGCGGGTGGTATGTAATTTAAGTCCGATACCATActatcattttgttttaaacataGAAATTGGAGACTATATTTTGaccaaaacattttgggggaaaaaactcatTAACCAGTGGCTCACTATCATTAACGTCATAAAATTGAACTGAAAAAATATCACACAATCACTTCTGTCACCTCTTTAAAAACAGTACATTTGGTGCAAACGCTCGCTGACTGGTGTGTTAAATTAATTTAGTGGCGGTAGGGTGCTCGAGGAACAGATTTGGCCGACGAACCATCTGCTTTAAAACACTGCTTATGAATATTCATGACCACCGAGCGCTGATTGGCCAGTGTCCTCGACGACGCTGCGTTGGCCTCATTTAATATTCAAAGCAGCTCTCTCGGCCCCGCTGCAATAAAGGCAGATAGCGGACCATGGGGAGCAGGGGGGAAACTTTTTATACTGACATGTTAGCGCTATGACTTTTGACTAAGACTTAACTGGAGCCAGGCTCCGGGCGTGAGGAGCGTAcaaaggctctttttttttcgggATCAAAAGGGAGAACTCGACTTCTCGCCCCGAGGAAAAAGCCACCAAGACACGAGTTCCATTGAAAGTATCAGCGGTGGCAAGTCGAGTTCAGCCCTTTGGATTGAAGATGAGCTTATTGTCTGCTATAGACACGAGTGCCTCCGTGTACCAGCCTGCTCAACTCCTCAACTGGGTCTATCTCTCCTTGCAAGACCCCCACCACCAGACCAGCGCCTTTGACGCCTTCAGACCCGAACCCAACTCTTCCCACCCGGATCTCAACTTCAGCAAGAGTCCCGCCTCGGCCGACTTGAGCTCTTCCCTCAACTCCAACTATCTCAACAACTTCTTTCAGCTGCAACGCAATGaggtgacatttatttattttttgggggagtgaGTGTGTTTTAACTGACCGAGCTGGATGCATGCCTGTGCAGTGAATGCTAGTGCACGGACTGTTCTGGTAGGAAACATCCGCTATAATAATTTTTATATGGACCATGACTTCAGCCACTCTGGTGGTGGTGTTGGAAAGTTTTAGCAACACTATCCAACTAGAAGTAGAATTTCTATTATAATTCAACCATCCTCATGTTAGAAATTCAATTTAGAAAATTACCTATAGACTTTTGACTCTTAAGATGCACCCTGTCAAATTatgattttatgatttttgCATACATTGATGAAGGGAAAAAAGATCCAACGATGGGACtagtaatgatttattttttttaatgctcacaTATTTATATTGCGGGCCAAAGTAAATGCTTTCGGGAGCCAAATATGGTGCGTGGTCCATAGGTTCCCTACTGATGTCTTAAGTCATTTGATCCAAGACTCAAGTCAGTCCAAGTTTCGAACAGGAAACAGATCCCAATTAATTTGCTCTCACTAAGACTATGACACAACTCAAACTTGTTACTGGCCttttacacaaataacatagagaacTGAGACCCGGCCCAAACTGACTTGCATTAATTAGGCTAAATACATTTGGTCTAGTTTTAGACTTGGACTGGCCAGCTTAGCAGCTCACACTAGTCTTATTTTGACCTCTTCAAATAGACACGGCcgtgcaaacacaaaatcaactcGTGTTTGCATATTGTCTATTTTTGAAGCGCTGTGTAATTTTAGGGACAAACATGCCGCTAACGTATGCTGGGCGCAAACCTGATACTACAAACTGCACATTGCAAACACACCACTTCACAGAGGCACACTCACTGTTTATATTCCCTGTGTGTTTATTACACTGCAGTTTTAACAACTCAAAGTAGATGTACTCGTGTTCTTTATTGTGGTAATAGCTCTTCACGTCACTTAACATGAAACAGTCCTCGAGTCGGAAGAATGGGTGTGCGCACAATGCATTACACTCAATTGTGTAATGCAATTCAATCCACATGAGAATAACGTGTTTCAAAGTGAGCGAGCGTGCATATGGGCTGGAAACAGTTTAGGGGCACCGGGGATTTTGCAACTTTCTATTCCGACTACGCCAAGCTAAATAAACCACTACAGAGATTTGATGATGAGATGAGTAATGCCGTTATTTTCAAGACACGAAAGTACAAAAGTCCCAACAAGTATTGCCGTGTTGTCCAATGCTAGTTTTATACCAACGTAGATTAGTTCTAATTCAAAAAGACGCATGCTTATGCAATAAATCGTTACAatctttctgtttttgtttccaaGGTACGTACATTAACCCTAACCTATAGCAGTTTCCTTTCTAATTTCCTGCAGTTTTATGCTAACTCAGGTCACCCACCAGGCACATGAGCTCcggttttaaaacaacaaagtgtGATTGCCCCCTGATGTGGCGACACCACAATCCTAAATCTGGGAAAGCAAATGCTTATCTCGCTTGGTTGCACAAGACATTATTTACTAGCTTTTGTAGTACCTGATATACACATCCATCACCAAAAACTCAATCAAAATGTGCTAGATCCACCATACGCTTTCACTTAATGCTGACTCACCTAACATTTCACCCCATCTTCGTGTGAAATCACTTCGGTTTGGTATGCCAGCTGGAGAATGAAACCAAAGAATGAAGTTTTATGTTTGTCAAAATAGCACCACAACAACTGCACTAAGTGAATACACAAACAAGTGTGTGCGCGGTAACACTTAACACAGTAATACCCGGGGCTGAAAGGCATGGCATTGGCAGATGGAAAACCTGAGAATGGACAAGGCTGTGATGCTTGATTCACAATGACAACATGTAATAAATGAACACGGCCTCAAAGCTGGAGCTGGTTAGAGAGTCCACGGCAAACAGACTGCAGATATATAGATCTGGCATGGAGCCGCGGCCAGGTTGCCAAGTTTTAGGTTTCTGCGCAATGCAACATTAAACAGCAACATTATTTCCCAGACATCAGGCCGGATCCCAAAAAATGCTTGACCCTCTGTGATAAGGATGAATTTATCTGTGGATCCCATCAAGCCCACTCACTGGGGCCTTCGCTTTAATGTGGCTTTTCAAGTATTTGTCATTTGAGCAGTAAAAGGATTCACCTTTTGATGCCAGATGTAGCGTTTGTTGGTGaaccatgtacagtacatttgaccAATTCCAATCATTTGTTCCTTTGTTATTTTGTCAAGTTTCATGAAAGTTCAAAGTCTTTTGATCCAAGTCAGACCGTAAGTATTTCTGAATAAGTTTCAAGCCTATTTTAAGTTATTTGGTTGAAATATGAAGAAAGTCGAAACAAAGTTTCAAAGAGCTGGCAAATGATAAATTTTGGGCTCAAGCAATTGAGACCTGAAATGAGTGTAACATGTTTAATCTGTTTGATCTtggttttaaaacaacacttcaCCATTGTGAGTTCTGACTTTTTGGCTGCCGTAGTGTAGCGTGTTTTGTAAACTGAGTGAACACGCAACCTACGCAAGTGTGCGGTAGCGGCTGATAAATTTGAGTTGTTCTATATTTTGAGGCTAAATAGGTCTGTAAGTGGCCATATGCTGTGTCATCcgatttcatgaatgaaaaataggacggacaaaattattattgctCATCATTACTCACCATCATTTAGGTGTAGCGGCCTCTTTTAATGTACATGTATTGAAGCGTTGGTGAACTAATCAGGCCAAGCGGCGAACAAACAGCTCTTTAATGGCAATTTGCAAGCAACTGTCGGCCGTAACCATGCCAGAACACAACAGCTCAGAACATTAGcttaccaaaacaaaagtctgtGTTGCATTTCAGGCCCATCCAGACCATGGGAAATTACACAATATGTGCCCCACCCACAAGGATTGCTACAGAatgctagtgttttttttaaatcaaatcggaAAATGTTACGTCGTATAAGCAGGTATAATTTTACTTTGCCTACACTTTAGCATGTGTGAGTTTACTGACTGGAGATcgctaagttttatttttttaatatatatattgaatttatttattgataaatacagtgtttaaaaagtgcagtgtttacatgccatgtttcatgcaacatgaaaaattggATATGTTGAAGTGGTCGATTGTAACTATAACTGTAATTGTAgtagaaaaaaactgtgatataatggcttcatttgcctttatcttAAGATCCTGTAATGTATAATACAGTAGAGTAGATTGTTTATTATGATGAAGTttttgttgggtaaaaaatgaattgaaaagaaccttgaaaaaaataatcgcatatgATATCGCAATCgcaatttttgggtgaaaaatcgcaattagattattttccataatcgttcagccctgggagatttatcaaattaatcaaaacTAGTTTTATATTGGGCCCAAACCCAACACGGATTTGACATTACAATTGCTCTATGTGCAAATTATGTTGATAAAATTTAGAGCTTAAGCTTGCCATGGTAACAAGCGAGCAATTTGAATCATCAAGTGTAGTTCAAACTACTCAAGTTCTCTGTTGTGCTTTAGTTCATATGTCAACAATGACAAGAAGTGACTTTAGGACAGTTTTTGGAAGATTGATGTTCACATGATCCCAAACGACTTTTCTTTAGAACAGAGGAAGGGAAATGAAGCTCAGTGGGCTGTTTTGGTCCTGCTATTAATATTCAGATGGCATTTTCAGTCTTGCAGCTGGGTCAGCGGCATGCTTCTCTGCAACAACACAAACTGACCACTGCTTGTTTACCGCCAGCAGTATCTGGTGACATTGCTGATGTTCCGCAGGCTGGCGAAGGAACATGCCTCCCATCTTGTTTACAATGACTCATCCTCTGTAAAGTTCTGTTCTTCTCCTCTGTGAACCTGCTTAGTACTTTTCCAGCTCATGAGCACAGCTGGGACTCTCGCCAGATGTTCTGAATTTAATGAGAGAAAAGATCTCtgggctttgtttttttctcatttttgtttttgtccagcAGAAATTGGAGAGAACAGATGCAAAGGAAATTGCTCATTAAATACGGAATCTTTAAACGTGCAAAAGAGAAATGCAGTTGCTGTATGTACTGAATGGTATGCATCAGTCAGGCGCCATTGAAGTTTAGGGTCATATTAAGCATCTCTCTCTCCTTAATATTCATTACTTCTTTAATTGCTTTTCACTACAGGGTGAACTACAATTTGATTGCAGACTAGAAGTGGTTTAGAAATGTATGAACTGATTCAAATCTAAGATGATGAACTTTAGGCCTGAAACCAGATCTTGCAGGCATCAGTTAAGTTTGATACAGTACTTGGTCAGCACCCACCAGTGTCTAACCTCACCcatctcttctcttctcttccgcAGGCCTTAAACAACAACGTGTATAAGAATGTATCGCCCTATGGCTCCCTGAACAACATCATGGACGGACTCAACTCGCTGACAGACCACTTCTCAGACCTTTCCCTGTCATCAGAGCCAAGAAAGCCCAACAAGAGACCGCCGCCCAATTATTTGTGCCACCTGTGCTTCAACAAGGGTCATTACATCAAAGACTGCCCTCAGGTAAACCCCGTTTATTATATAACCCACCAGCAGAAAGATCAGCATTAAACGATTGGTACATGTTATTGTTCCCGTAAAATTACTTAGgtgttgtttttgctttaatGATCGTCTGTTGATACACCTCTTTTAATTTGTTTCATATGAAAAGCGAACCTTGCCGTAGCCTCTCTCTGGCTCTCTCCCTCATGCTGCCCCTCTCTATCTCTGCTCTGACCTACTTGTAAAACAGGCTGGCCTCTGTCTTTGGAAGTcatgtgtgcaagtgtgtgtgtatatttgtgcGTTTGCCTTCTTCTAGACTGCGATGCGTTCAACCGGCCACTAGGAATCATCCATCATAACCGCCGTAATAAACAAGTCAGGCTAGTTTAAGGGTTAAGTTGTGTATTGCTGCATGGATTCCTCACTTAATAGCTCCAAACAGAAACAGCTGTCTTTTCTGATTTAGCCAAATGGATTTCATGTATGTGCTCCATTCTTCATACTCATCGCTGATTCATTCTTGTGTAATGCATCGTTCTTTGGCCCCAGTTTTTTGTCATGACCCCAAAGACTACTTCTCATCACCACTCATCCATCAAAgcttatgaaaatgtttttaatcataagCTTTAGATGGGAAAATCTCTAAATCAGAAAGTAGACTTATTTCAGATTGTAATATAACTTCCCCACCTGTGTCCGTCCAACTAACAATAAATTAGAACAAATCTCTGAAGGCAATTTCACATAGAAGCGGGATTCAGAGGTCTTAAGAATATCTTAGATTTACTGCCATGGCAAACAGAACGAGGTACTTGTTTACAAAAAGTAAGTTGCTGCAGTGTGTTTTGTCCTGATCTTAAAGTTATTATTGTGTCCATTTCACCTGCTTCCCCtctaatgtgtgtgtgggtgtgttcaAGTAGAGTGTCCTAAAAGTGAACGTGGTTGTACACTGTTGCTAACTTAGTGACTCTGACACTATATTTTGTGAGGATTCAGACCCCTCTAACAATTTGTTTTCCATAAAGTGATGACAGACATATCTAGTGAACAGAGGTGGGTGAAACCGTCGATATACCGGCCGGTCATTGACAGATCACCTTTCGGAGAGTGTTTCCGCATTTTCAGTGAGTGCTTTATGATGCGAGGCCTCgtaaaaatacacagactgaagcaggtttatgTCCGTCGATCCGGTCctgctcagtccgtgtatttttacaAGGCTTCTCATCATAAAGTACTCACTGAAAATGCGGATGCATTCGCCAATATGTCTGTCTGTCAAATCAATGAC contains:
- the zcchc24 gene encoding zinc finger CCHC domain-containing protein 24 — protein: MSLLSAIDTSASVYQPAQLLNWVYLSLQDPHHQTSAFDAFRPEPNSSHPDLNFSKSPASADLSSSLNSNYLNNFFQLQRNEALNNNVYKNVSPYGSLNNIMDGLNSLTDHFSDLSLSSEPRKPNKRPPPNYLCHLCFNKGHYIKDCPQARPKGEGLTPYQGKKRCFGEYKCPKCKRKWMSGNSWANMGQECIKCHINVYPHKQRPLEKPDGLDVSDQSKEHPQHLCEKCKVLGYYCRRVQ